A DNA window from Methanocorpusculum sp. contains the following coding sequences:
- a CDS encoding tRNA(Ile)(2)-agmatinylcytidine synthase: MLLGLDDTDSPDGMCTTYLGALIADELERLGYEVTNHRLVRLNPNVIWKTRGNAAICIEILGGDPKTVFDIACGFVDRFAQFDCEKTNPGVVVVDSPPDPAFYFQTLQRFCTIEETVSRLERIGALYKGYKNGRGLIGALAAVSSVLPDKTFECLAYRKADVLGTPRIFEKEGFFTSEDKTAPHTWDTVDFIRRDIVCVPHGKDPVLYGIRGDTPEWVEKATGFLDTEEPAFSQIWETNQGTDAHLLSLPYGGPVEGESYRFFGVVESAPRTNRGGHVQFTILANGESIQVFAFEPTKYFRNAVRELACGDRITVCGSFQKGILHLEKFRPDRLTEQEHRSSPRCPICGGRMTSAGKDKGYKCRECSARVRDVESRERTIQTRWYEVPPGSRRHLAKPAVRMRD, translated from the coding sequence ATGTTACTCGGGCTTGATGACACGGATTCACCTGACGGGATGTGTACGACGTACCTTGGGGCGTTGATAGCCGATGAGCTGGAACGCTTGGGGTATGAGGTCACGAACCATCGTCTTGTCAGGCTGAATCCAAACGTCATTTGGAAAACGCGGGGTAACGCGGCAATATGTATCGAGATCTTGGGGGGCGATCCAAAAACCGTTTTTGACATTGCCTGTGGGTTTGTGGACCGGTTCGCACAATTCGACTGCGAAAAAACGAATCCCGGCGTTGTTGTGGTCGATTCTCCTCCGGACCCTGCATTTTATTTTCAGACTCTGCAGAGATTCTGCACAATCGAAGAGACGGTCTCGCGGCTGGAAAGGATCGGGGCGTTGTATAAAGGATACAAAAACGGCAGAGGATTGATTGGGGCACTGGCAGCCGTCTCGTCGGTCCTCCCGGACAAAACCTTTGAATGTCTTGCATACCGAAAGGCAGACGTGCTCGGGACTCCACGTATCTTTGAAAAAGAAGGATTTTTTACTTCAGAGGATAAAACGGCGCCACACACATGGGACACGGTGGATTTTATTCGGAGAGATATCGTCTGTGTTCCTCATGGAAAAGACCCGGTGTTGTACGGGATCCGCGGGGATACTCCCGAGTGGGTCGAAAAAGCGACTGGGTTTCTGGATACCGAAGAGCCGGCATTCTCTCAAATCTGGGAAACAAATCAGGGAACGGATGCTCATCTCCTTTCCCTCCCCTATGGGGGACCTGTTGAAGGGGAATCATACCGGTTTTTTGGTGTGGTAGAATCAGCGCCGAGAACGAACCGCGGAGGTCATGTGCAGTTCACCATCCTCGCAAATGGTGAGAGCATTCAGGTGTTTGCGTTTGAACCAACCAAATATTTCAGGAACGCGGTCCGTGAACTTGCCTGCGGGGACCGGATCACCGTCTGCGGAAGTTTCCAGAAAGGGATCCTTCATCTGGAAAAATTCAGACCTGACCGGCTCACGGAACAGGAACATCGTTCGTCTCCTCGCTGCCCGATCTGCGGCGGACGGATGACGTCTGCAGGAAAAGACAAGGGGTACAAATGCCGGGAATGTTCTGCAAGAGTTCGCGATGTGGAGAGCCGAGAGAGAACTATTCAGACAAGATGGTATGAAGTCCCGCCGGGATCAAGACGGCATCTGGCAAAACCAGCTGTCAGGATGAGAGATTAA
- a CDS encoding TrkH family potassium uptake protein — protein sequence MGYLRELPAIGRDIGSVLLLIGAATLLPIIVGCLYQEWYALPWMATSTVAMLGIGGLLHLLPKNTKPPRASLSISATAVIWALVGFLGCFPFIFAGMPFLDAVFESMSAWTATGFSLATNLEDWPNTILLWRSLMQWIGGLGIVAFTLTVASRSGLVTQNLYRSEGGSESFMPSVIATAFQMWKIYLTLTLIAILAILLTGLSLWDAVNIAFCAIATGGMSIYADGITHFNNFALEMVLVPIMLAGAIPFRLYYVIYVSRSFREILHDRILHMLIGVFILVSAVLIVELFTAGMPLMDTLRESLFMASSVVSSTGFQNTTFAGWGMAPILFLSIFLMIEGGQGSTSGGIKLNRIQIMFEAFSWWFRKTLQSPRAVVPIRHDGKPLYGKAGETLITKSLLVILLYVLLMIGTLIVLLHDPYFSQNLAGTIYDLCSCIGNNGSSTGVIGPLMPDYSKVIIIFVMWITRLEIIPVLILIWGILRGFDTQKGTRKRDE from the coding sequence ATGGGGTATCTCAGGGAACTTCCGGCGATTGGTCGTGATATCGGGTCAGTACTTCTGCTCATAGGTGCCGCCACACTTCTTCCGATCATTGTCGGGTGTCTCTATCAGGAATGGTATGCTCTTCCCTGGATGGCAACTTCCACGGTCGCGATGCTGGGGATTGGCGGTTTACTTCACCTTCTGCCGAAAAACACGAAACCCCCGAGAGCAAGTCTCTCGATCTCCGCGACCGCTGTTATCTGGGCTCTGGTCGGATTTCTTGGATGTTTTCCCTTCATTTTTGCAGGCATGCCATTCCTCGATGCTGTGTTCGAATCCATGTCGGCGTGGACCGCGACAGGATTTTCCCTTGCAACGAATCTGGAAGACTGGCCGAACACCATTCTTCTGTGGCGTTCACTGATGCAGTGGATCGGCGGTCTCGGGATCGTCGCATTCACGCTGACGGTTGCAAGCCGCTCAGGACTGGTCACCCAGAATCTCTACCGCTCCGAAGGCGGATCGGAATCATTCATGCCGAGCGTGATCGCGACGGCTTTTCAGATGTGGAAAATCTACCTCACGTTAACGCTGATTGCGATTCTCGCAATTCTTCTGACGGGACTCAGTCTCTGGGACGCAGTCAACATTGCCTTTTGTGCGATCGCCACAGGAGGCATGTCAATATATGCCGATGGTATTACACACTTTAACAATTTTGCGCTCGAAATGGTTTTGGTTCCGATCATGCTCGCCGGAGCGATCCCGTTCCGGCTCTATTATGTGATATATGTCAGCAGATCGTTTCGGGAGATCCTGCACGACCGGATCCTGCACATGTTGATCGGCGTGTTCATTTTGGTTTCAGCGGTTTTGATCGTTGAACTTTTCACCGCAGGAATGCCTCTCATGGACACCCTTCGGGAAAGTCTCTTCATGGCCAGTTCGGTCGTGAGTTCTACCGGATTCCAGAACACGACCTTTGCCGGCTGGGGAATGGCGCCGATCCTGTTCCTTTCGATATTCCTTATGATCGAAGGAGGCCAGGGAAGTACATCGGGAGGTATCAAACTGAATCGTATCCAGATCATGTTCGAAGCATTTAGCTGGTGGTTCAGAAAGACGCTGCAGAGTCCGCGTGCAGTGGTCCCGATACGTCACGACGGAAAACCTCTCTACGGAAAAGCGGGGGAAACACTGATCACAAAATCCCTTCTTGTGATACTGCTGTATGTTTTGCTCATGATCGGAACACTGATCGTGCTCCTGCACGACCCGTACTTTTCGCAGAATCTCGCCGGTACGATCTATGATCTCTGCAGCTGTATTGGAAACAACGGCAGCTCGACCGGAGTTATCGGACCTCTGATGCCGGATTACTCGAAAGTCATTATTATCTTTGTTATGTGGATCACCAGACTGGAAATTATCCCGGTGCTTATTCTGATATGGGGTATCCTTCGGGGATTCGATACGCAAAAAGGCACACGTAAGAGAGATGAATAA
- the nikR gene encoding nickel-responsive transcriptional regulator NikR, whose translation MVGESDLSRIGISLPENLLNKFDDIIGKRGYSSRSEGIRDAIRSYITYYEWMNDVSGERQGVITMVYDHDHRGLMEAITEIQHGNRHIVQSTIHSHVSDERCLEVILVRGQGEQLKTLAERLMSLKGVESVKLTTIKID comes from the coding sequence ATGGTTGGAGAGTCGGATCTTTCACGTATTGGTATTTCGCTGCCTGAGAATCTTCTGAATAAATTTGATGATATCATCGGGAAACGCGGATATTCTTCAAGATCGGAGGGGATCAGGGATGCGATCCGTTCCTATATCACGTATTATGAATGGATGAATGACGTTTCGGGAGAACGCCAGGGTGTCATTACGATGGTCTATGATCACGATCACCGCGGTCTTATGGAAGCGATCACGGAGATCCAGCATGGAAACAGACATATTGTCCAGTCCACTATCCATTCACATGTCAGTGATGAACGGTGTCTTGAGGTCATTCTTGTCCGTGGTCAGGGCGAACAGCTCAAAACGCTTGCAGAGCGCCTTATGTCTCTCAAAGGTGTTGAGTCAGTGAAACTGACAACAATAAAAATCGACTGA
- a CDS encoding nitrogenase component 1, translating into MAGCTLTGALSVACFIPGAVTVVHAPKGCAHQTFSMLHALMNEAETKIVPEILVSGLSDKDVIFGGEACLNQALDRAAEKHPELIIVVTSCVPETIGDDCLAVCREHPYAASALYIPTSGFLGGSAKDGENAALIGLSTLAAPAEPIPGTVGIIGEKNLESEVEENFAEVSRLLDLLDLTVTVRFCRNAGIADLRKLGTVSCFILRDGRCADAGRELGKRFNRPVIGEFPRGLSGSIAFLQETGKACGLSADVIAEAISKETEHQKMMLERFANLSESEVCLGVEPFEGTLAVAREALKRLGMTESPKGIKVRLPFYLPVGVSGTMKMLYLWRRAILHG; encoded by the coding sequence ATGGCAGGGTGCACCCTCACAGGTGCCCTTTCCGTCGCCTGTTTTATTCCCGGGGCAGTAACGGTAGTTCACGCCCCGAAAGGCTGTGCCCATCAGACATTTTCCATGCTCCATGCATTGATGAACGAAGCGGAGACGAAAATCGTCCCTGAGATCCTGGTCTCGGGTCTTTCTGACAAAGATGTCATCTTCGGCGGAGAGGCCTGTCTTAATCAGGCTCTTGACCGTGCAGCAGAGAAACATCCGGAGCTGATCATCGTAGTTACATCCTGCGTGCCGGAAACGATCGGCGATGACTGTCTGGCCGTCTGCCGGGAACATCCGTATGCTGCGTCGGCCCTCTATATTCCAACATCCGGGTTCCTTGGAGGGAGTGCAAAGGACGGGGAGAACGCTGCACTGATCGGACTTTCAACTCTGGCAGCGCCTGCCGAACCGATTCCTGGGACTGTTGGAATCATCGGGGAAAAAAATCTGGAGTCCGAGGTCGAGGAGAATTTTGCCGAGGTGAGTCGGCTGCTCGATCTGCTGGACCTTACCGTCACGGTCAGATTCTGCAGAAATGCCGGGATAGCGGATCTCCGAAAACTTGGAACAGTCTCTTGTTTTATTTTACGAGACGGACGCTGCGCAGATGCGGGACGTGAACTTGGAAAGAGATTCAACCGACCGGTGATCGGCGAGTTTCCACGGGGACTCTCAGGTTCGATCGCATTTTTGCAGGAGACCGGAAAAGCCTGCGGACTTTCTGCAGACGTTATCGCAGAAGCGATTTCGAAAGAGACTGAACACCAGAAAATGATGCTCGAACGATTTGCAAATCTCTCCGAGAGCGAGGTTTGCCTCGGGGTCGAACCGTTCGAAGGAACACTTGCCGTGGCACGGGAAGCGCTAAAACGCCTTGGGATGACCGAGTCTCCCAAGGGAATCAAAGTGAGACTGCCGTTCTATCTGCCTGTCGGGGTATCCGGGACAATGAAGATGCTCTATCTCTGGAGGAGGGCGATCCTCCATGGATGA
- the cbiM gene encoding cobalt transporter CbiM, translating into MPDFLFGYSGLGVPIGIVFWIIALVFIALAINWARKNLDESKIPILAVIAAGIFALQAFNLPTGFGVSGHLVGGALAAIILGSPFAAVFILTIVLVIQALIFGDGGVLALGANIINMGVVAGFVGFYSFKGLRSALPKLPLAGAAGIAAWLACVIAACCAAVEIAILGAVPISVGLPTMFIYHAIIGIIEGIITAVVVTLVFTVRPELTGDTTKKAVPIKKFLVAGLVIALIIGGCAVLFASGDPDGLDSTLLVSGGVKEVFAPATGEEIIEAEDPIGWSAPMPDYALGDSMAGGIIALIIGIFAALVVILLAAKIVYSSSGKSS; encoded by the coding sequence ATACCTGATTTTCTGTTTGGTTATAGCGGACTCGGCGTCCCAATTGGTATCGTATTCTGGATAATTGCTCTTGTCTTTATTGCTCTTGCAATAAACTGGGCAAGGAAAAATCTTGACGAATCTAAAATCCCGATCCTTGCGGTCATCGCCGCAGGCATTTTTGCCCTTCAGGCATTCAATCTTCCTACCGGTTTTGGTGTATCTGGACATTTAGTCGGCGGTGCTCTCGCAGCCATCATTCTCGGCTCGCCTTTTGCTGCTGTATTTATTTTGACGATCGTTCTTGTCATTCAGGCACTCATCTTCGGTGACGGCGGAGTCCTGGCACTTGGTGCAAACATCATCAATATGGGTGTTGTTGCAGGATTTGTCGGATTTTACTCATTCAAAGGACTCAGATCAGCTCTTCCAAAGCTTCCTCTCGCGGGAGCAGCAGGTATAGCAGCATGGCTTGCGTGTGTTATCGCTGCCTGTTGTGCCGCTGTTGAAATCGCCATTCTCGGCGCTGTTCCGATCTCGGTCGGTCTTCCGACAATGTTTATCTACCACGCGATCATCGGTATCATTGAAGGTATCATAACTGCGGTTGTGGTAACGCTTGTCTTCACCGTTCGCCCGGAACTGACGGGAGATACGACGAAAAAGGCTGTCCCGATCAAGAAGTTCCTTGTTGCTGGTCTTGTCATCGCTCTCATTATCGGGGGCTGTGCGGTCTTATTCGCATCAGGCGATCCGGACGGACTTGACAGCACACTGCTTGTGAGTGGAGGCGTTAAAGAAGTATTTGCTCCGGCAACGGGAGAAGAGATCATTGAAGCTGAAGATCCGATCGGATGGTCGGCGCCAATGCCTGATTATGCTCTCGGAGATAGTATGGCCGGTGGAATAATAGCCTTGATCATAGGAATCTTTGCAGCTCTCGTTGTAATTCTCCTCGCGGCGAAGATCGTCTACTCCTCCTCAGGGAAGAGTAGTTAA
- the cfbC gene encoding Ni-sirohydrochlorin a,c-diamide reductive cyclase ATP-dependent reductase subunit, whose translation MRQIALYGKGGIGKSTTSANLSAAFSEMDLDVMQIGCDPKHDSTRMLMHGRWIPTVLEQMYDQKKIKSEDIIYQGFGNIRCVEAGGPEPGIGCAGRGIIATFQLLEKMNSLYGDVIVYDVLGDVVCGGFAMPMRDGYAQEVYLVTSGELMSLYAANNICKAIARISERSTAKCRLAGVICNARNMENEQELVEEFAKRIGSKLICYIPRSNSVRTAEVNQMTVIEHDPTSEQAAVYRDCAKTMLDNTDLRIPTPLELEELEELAREYL comes from the coding sequence ATGAGACAGATCGCCCTCTATGGAAAGGGAGGTATTGGAAAATCCACTACATCGGCAAATCTTTCGGCGGCATTTTCGGAGATGGACCTGGATGTCATGCAGATTGGCTGTGACCCGAAACATGACAGTACCCGTATGCTCATGCACGGACGCTGGATCCCGACCGTTCTTGAACAGATGTATGATCAGAAGAAGATCAAAAGTGAGGACATAATCTATCAGGGATTTGGGAACATCCGCTGTGTCGAGGCAGGAGGACCTGAGCCGGGGATCGGGTGTGCGGGTCGGGGGATCATTGCAACGTTCCAGCTTCTGGAAAAAATGAATTCGCTCTATGGGGACGTAATAGTATATGATGTTCTTGGCGATGTCGTCTGCGGAGGGTTTGCGATGCCGATGAGAGACGGATATGCACAAGAGGTCTATCTTGTGACAAGCGGGGAATTGATGAGTCTCTATGCGGCGAATAATATCTGTAAAGCGATAGCCCGGATATCGGAGCGAAGCACCGCGAAATGCCGGCTTGCCGGTGTGATCTGCAACGCGAGAAATATGGAGAACGAACAGGAACTCGTCGAGGAATTTGCAAAAAGGATCGGGTCAAAGCTTATCTGTTATATTCCGCGGAGCAACTCGGTCAGGACAGCGGAAGTGAATCAGATGACGGTCATCGAACACGACCCGACATCCGAGCAGGCGGCTGTTTACCGTGACTGTGCAAAAACGATGCTGGATAACACTGATCTCAGGATCCCGACACCGCTCGAATTAGAGGAACTTGAAGAACTTGCAAGAGAATATCTCTGA
- a CDS encoding P-II family nitrogen regulator, whose protein sequence is MKMITAIIRPEKVDEVLNALEQNKIPGVTITEVLGRGEQGGVCLQYRAGKMQVKTLPKAKLEIVIPDKDVEMLIKIIREHARTGKKGDGRIFVLPVEAAAWVRTDDYITG, encoded by the coding sequence ATGAAAATGATAACAGCTATCATCCGCCCGGAAAAGGTGGATGAGGTATTGAATGCACTTGAGCAGAACAAAATTCCGGGTGTCACAATCACCGAAGTTCTTGGTCGCGGCGAGCAGGGAGGCGTCTGCCTTCAGTACAGAGCCGGTAAAATGCAGGTGAAAACCCTGCCTAAGGCCAAACTCGAAATAGTTATCCCGGATAAAGATGTGGAGATGCTGATAAAAATCATCCGTGAACATGCACGGACCGGTAAAAAAGGAGATGGCCGGATCTTTGTTCTGCCTGTTGAGGCAGCAGCTTGGGTCAGGACCGATGATTACATCACCGGATAA
- a CDS encoding transcriptional regulator, protein MSNDRLLQNVVSILLMTGYNVSERCEIRPRSFDLMTSKGENLLVIKVVSQIDSVNEDIAWDLDMIARHLHAVPLIIGERARDVALERGAIYLRYGINAVSSSTLYDYLAEGELPLVYASPGGLYVNIDAERLRNLREEQSMSLGDLAHALGVSRRTISKYEGGMGTTLEMAMRLEEFFNDDIVMPIDLLHYTPAEEERVPASLASGHNPESDALPKRPEDHLRSIGINVQELRRSPFHAFAVFENKTILTCYGSPQKTVQRAELVGNISQITGTHSLCVVSDYRKEKMIGKTLVIGEERLKDVEDGEDLLEMVIDEK, encoded by the coding sequence ATGTCCAACGACAGACTCCTCCAAAATGTGGTCAGTATCCTTCTGATGACTGGATACAATGTCTCGGAACGATGCGAAATTCGTCCGAGAAGTTTCGACCTTATGACATCAAAGGGAGAGAATCTGCTGGTTATCAAAGTAGTTTCACAGATCGATAGTGTAAACGAAGATATTGCCTGGGACCTGGATATGATCGCCCGGCATCTCCACGCGGTCCCGCTTATCATCGGGGAGCGCGCGCGTGATGTCGCTCTGGAACGGGGGGCGATCTATCTCAGATATGGGATCAACGCCGTTTCGTCTTCCACTCTGTATGATTATCTTGCAGAAGGCGAACTCCCTCTGGTGTATGCTTCACCGGGAGGTCTGTATGTGAACATCGATGCAGAGAGACTTCGAAACCTCCGTGAAGAACAGTCGATGTCTCTTGGCGATCTTGCCCATGCATTAGGTGTTTCCCGACGGACGATCAGCAAGTACGAAGGGGGGATGGGTACGACCCTTGAGATGGCGATGCGGCTCGAGGAATTTTTCAACGATGATATCGTGATGCCGATCGATCTGCTGCATTACACGCCTGCCGAAGAGGAACGTGTCCCGGCATCGCTTGCCTCCGGTCATAATCCGGAATCCGATGCTCTGCCGAAAAGACCCGAGGATCATCTCAGGTCGATAGGTATCAATGTGCAGGAACTTAGAAGGTCGCCTTTCCACGCATTTGCGGTGTTTGAAAACAAAACGATCCTTACCTGTTACGGATCTCCGCAGAAAACCGTTCAGCGGGCAGAACTTGTGGGCAATATCTCCCAAATCACCGGCACCCATTCATTGTGTGTGGTCTCTGATTATCGGAAAGAAAAGATGATCGGCAAAACGCTCGTGATAGGTGAAGAGCGTCTCAAGGATGTGGAGGACGGCGAGGATCTTCTGGAGATGGTGATCGATGAGAAATAA
- a CDS encoding FprA family A-type flavoprotein, producing MAAREIVENIYAVGTINWDLRYFDAIMPTPRGSSYNAYLVKGSEKTALVDTGEPHEEAEFITNLMRLDQHSLDYVVCLHAEQDHSGMLPLLLEVYPMVKVVTNEVCKGLLMAMHHLEELEERFIVIGDIETLSLGDKTLKFYLAPWVHWPDTMFAEVVEDKVLFTSDFLGTHYASPTLFQDNDLPEYLEAAKRYYAAIMMPFRASVREYLALIDEIAPVIIGPSHGPVLKLPAKIIDLYREWSSDTPKNAVVVGYVSMHGSTKMMVDFLVDDLVQRGIPVQQYNLLETDTGVLGSAIVDAATIILATPTVLFGPHPVAVNTAYLVRALRPKAKYLGVIGSFGWGTNAVNYLAEMLSPLGAEMLEPVYIKGLPDEPAIEALHKLADSIEERHKTL from the coding sequence ATGGCAGCCCGCGAGATTGTTGAAAATATCTATGCGGTCGGTACGATCAACTGGGACCTCCGGTACTTTGATGCGATCATGCCGACACCGAGAGGAAGCAGTTATAACGCTTACCTCGTAAAAGGAAGCGAAAAGACCGCCCTTGTTGATACTGGTGAACCCCACGAAGAAGCAGAGTTCATCACCAATCTTATGCGGCTGGACCAGCATTCTCTGGATTACGTCGTCTGTCTGCACGCTGAGCAGGATCATTCAGGCATGCTTCCGCTGCTTCTCGAAGTGTATCCGATGGTGAAGGTCGTCACAAACGAGGTCTGTAAAGGACTTCTGATGGCTATGCATCATCTGGAAGAACTCGAAGAGCGGTTCATCGTTATCGGGGACATAGAGACACTTTCTCTTGGCGACAAGACGCTGAAGTTCTATCTCGCTCCCTGGGTCCACTGGCCCGACACGATGTTTGCAGAAGTGGTCGAAGACAAAGTTCTGTTCACCTCGGATTTCCTTGGTACCCACTACGCATCCCCGACACTTTTCCAGGATAATGATCTTCCCGAATATCTGGAGGCAGCAAAACGCTACTATGCAGCGATCATGATGCCTTTCAGGGCATCGGTCCGCGAGTATCTTGCACTGATCGATGAGATCGCGCCGGTCATTATCGGTCCAAGTCATGGTCCAGTCCTGAAACTTCCCGCAAAGATCATTGATCTGTATCGGGAATGGTCATCTGACACGCCAAAGAACGCGGTCGTTGTCGGGTATGTATCCATGCACGGCAGTACCAAAATGATGGTGGATTTCCTGGTTGACGATCTTGTTCAGCGCGGGATCCCCGTTCAGCAGTACAATCTTCTTGAAACGGACACCGGTGTACTTGGCAGTGCGATCGTTGATGCAGCCACAATTATTCTTGCAACACCGACCGTTCTCTTCGGCCCTCACCCGGTTGCAGTAAATACTGCATATCTGGTCAGAGCACTTCGTCCGAAAGCTAAGTACCTTGGCGTGATCGGTTCATTCGGCTGGGGAACCAATGCCGTGAACTATCTTGCCGAGATGCTGTCTCCTCTCGGAGCCGAAATGCTTGAACCGGTGTACATCAAGGGTCTCCCGGATGAACCGGCGATCGAAGCTCTGCACAAACTTGCAGATTCTATTGAAGAGCGTCATAAAACGCTCTGA
- a CDS encoding nitrogenase component 1, translated as MDERLCVNPVWPCAMTGACSVLAGISGINVLIHGSSGCYYYPRSLLKVPLFSTYLLESEIVFGTVNRLREVVSNLSTSNKPIAILNTCIPALTGDDLSGAFSGGEGIFVDAPGFIGNVEKGAKIAFDSLGIKTDPSREGVNIDGVSLLDLFWRGNLHEAERLLSQMGIPVAVRFAKDSYENLRQGAALHTVSVNPSYPSGIGTMLGSFLFSNLKETCAKLADTFPNADTDPVFEEWKRADEQIFYSCDKYLRKYEPPVVAVCAQESYAVFATVMMEHYFGSEVPVILARNSDAVSIPCETDLTKITRQIADCAPDLILGSTFEANAHPNAAFLGITPPDRSRVSIAARPIAGVEGGILFIESVLNTLIDRASLKQKTNK; from the coding sequence ATGGATGAAAGGCTGTGTGTGAATCCGGTCTGGCCGTGCGCCATGACAGGGGCCTGTTCAGTCCTTGCCGGCATTTCCGGGATCAACGTGCTTATCCACGGCTCTTCAGGCTGCTATTATTATCCACGGTCACTGCTGAAGGTCCCGCTGTTCAGCACCTATCTCCTGGAGTCGGAGATCGTGTTCGGGACGGTAAACCGCCTGAGAGAAGTCGTGAGCAATCTTTCGACGTCGAACAAACCGATCGCCATTTTGAACACCTGTATCCCGGCACTTACCGGCGATGATCTCTCGGGGGCGTTTTCCGGAGGGGAAGGGATCTTTGTCGACGCTCCCGGATTTATCGGGAATGTTGAGAAGGGAGCGAAGATCGCCTTCGACAGTCTCGGGATCAAGACGGATCCATCGCGCGAAGGCGTGAACATCGACGGGGTTTCTCTTTTGGATCTCTTTTGGCGGGGAAATCTCCACGAAGCCGAGCGGCTTCTCTCACAAATGGGAATCCCGGTGGCCGTCCGATTCGCGAAAGACAGCTATGAAAATCTCCGGCAGGGAGCGGCTCTCCATACCGTATCGGTAAATCCGTCGTACCCGTCGGGAATCGGAACGATGCTTGGTTCATTTCTGTTCTCCAATCTGAAAGAGACCTGTGCAAAACTCGCAGATACATTCCCGAACGCAGATACAGATCCGGTTTTTGAGGAATGGAAACGCGCTGACGAGCAGATTTTTTATTCATGCGACAAGTATCTCCGAAAATATGAACCGCCGGTCGTGGCCGTCTGCGCTCAGGAGAGTTACGCAGTGTTCGCCACAGTGATGATGGAACATTATTTTGGCTCCGAGGTCCCGGTAATCCTTGCACGAAACAGTGATGCAGTATCTATTCCCTGTGAAACCGATCTGACGAAGATCACCAGGCAGATTGCTGACTGCGCTCCTGACCTTATTCTAGGATCAACATTTGAAGCAAATGCCCATCCCAACGCCGCATTCCTCGGGATCACGCCGCCCGACCGAAGCAGGGTCTCGATAGCGGCACGGCCAATTGCCGGGGTCGAGGGTGGGATTCTGTTTATCGAGAGCGTGCTGAATACGTTGATAGACAGAGCTTCTCTGAAGCAAAAAACGAATAAATAA
- a CDS encoding desulfoferrodoxin, with protein MTQAKEIYKCAICGNTVRVIGKGKGQLVCCGQPMNLLAENSTDASVEKHVPVIETVPGGYKVAVGSVAHPMVDEHYITWVALKTDDEIVHEKFLVPGEKPEMIVKTTAKAKKACEYCNQHGLWVKEV; from the coding sequence ATGACACAGGCAAAAGAAATCTACAAATGTGCTATCTGCGGAAACACGGTCAGAGTAATTGGAAAAGGCAAAGGGCAGCTTGTCTGCTGCGGCCAGCCGATGAACCTGCTTGCAGAAAACAGTACTGACGCCTCGGTCGAAAAACATGTCCCGGTCATCGAAACGGTCCCGGGAGGCTACAAAGTGGCCGTCGGTTCGGTCGCTCACCCAATGGTTGATGAACACTACATCACCTGGGTCGCTCTCAAAACCGATGATGAGATCGTTCACGAGAAGTTCCTTGTGCCAGGAGAGAAACCCGAGATGATAGTAAAGACCACGGCAAAGGCAAAGAAAGCATGTGAGTACTGTAATCAGCACGGACTCTGGGTCAAGGAAGTATAG
- a CDS encoding rubredoxin yields the protein MDKYRCSVCGYVYDPEKGAGIMYPPGTAFESLPDTWKCPVCGASKSQFKKV from the coding sequence ATGGACAAATACCGTTGCTCGGTCTGTGGATACGTCTACGACCCTGAAAAAGGTGCAGGTATCATGTACCCGCCAGGAACCGCTTTTGAATCGCTTCCGGACACATGGAAGTGTCCTGTCTGCGGCGCCAGCAAATCGCAGTTCAAAAAGGTGTAA